One window of the Dreissena polymorpha isolate Duluth1 chromosome 5, UMN_Dpol_1.0, whole genome shotgun sequence genome contains the following:
- the LOC127831006 gene encoding translocation protein SEC62-like isoform X2, which produces MADRRKPKRKSDKEEQACTKEEYAVAKYLRFNAPAHTGKLAGMTVKCFIASQAIDCLLDSKWAKGKANPDSDIIFTDRKSVAQFLNRYIQKGLFHRADKVESRREKERKKKKKEEEEKAKKSTKKVGKTEKTEKTEEEKTEKVEEKKVVDKKTSNAVKLKKFKLNMSEDQRVVDGSSIYVWIYDPIHPKTFFIGFLMLIGAIALCLFPLWPDWMRIAVYYASLAGASFVGFMLVLIVLRVIIFSIIWTLTLGKHHLWIFPNLTEDVGVLESFKPLYKHDKYPPPEIEEEMKKEKKKKEEDEVKEEEEVSENEEEEEEKNEDFEMVEDKNENTNDEDRTGESAED; this is translated from the exons GAAGAACAGGCCTGCACTAAAGAAGAGTATGCCGTGGCGAAATACCTCCGCTTCAACGCTCCCGCTCACACAGGCAAACTGGCTGGAATGACTGTGAAGTGTTTCATAG CTTCTCAGGCCATCGATTGTCTGTTAGATTCCAAATGGGCTAAAGGGAAGGCTAATCCAGATTCAGACATTATCTTCACAGACAGAAAGAGTGTTGCACAGTTTTTAAATAG ATATATCCAGAAAGGGTTGTTTCACAGAGCAGACAAGGTGGAATCTAGAAGAGAGAAAGAaaggaagaaaaagaagaaggAAGAGGAAGAAAAAGCT AAGAAAAGTACGAAAAAAGTAGGTAAAACAGAGAAGACAGAAAAGACGGAGGAAGAAAAGACTGAAAAAGTAGAAGAAAAGAAAGTAGTGGACAAGAAG ACAAGCAATGCAGTAAAGTTGAAGAAGTTCAAGTTGAACATGAGTGAGGACCAGAGAGTAGTTGATGGTAGCTCT ATATATGTATGGATTTATGACCCCATTCACCCGAAAACATTCTTCATTGGATTTCTGATGT TGATTGGTGCCATTGCTCTCTGCCTGTTTCCATTATGGCCGGACTGGATGAGGATCGCTGTCTACTATGCCAGCTTGGCTGGGGCCAGTTTTGTGGGCTTCATGCTGGTCCTTATTGTGT TACGAGTCATCATATTTTCAATCATCTGGACACTAACTCTTGGAAAGCATCATTTGTGGATCTTCCCAAATTTAACTGAGGACGTCGGAGTGTTAGAGTCCTTCAAACCACTGTACAAACACGACAAATACCCACCCCCAGAGATTGAGGAAGAAATGAAGAAGGAAAAGAAGAAAAAGGAGGAAGACGAAGTAAAGGAGGAAGAAGAAGTATCGGAAAatgaggaggaagaggaggaaaAAAATGAGGATTTTGAAATGGTTGAGgataaaaatgaaaacacaaatgaTGAAGATCGGACAGGTGAGAGTGCGGAAGACTGA
- the LOC127831006 gene encoding translocation protein SEC62-like isoform X1 — MLINVPQTTTIRTHVSKMEDDDDIDPKWEKLAEKKEEQACTKEEYAVAKYLRFNAPAHTGKLAGMTVKCFIASQAIDCLLDSKWAKGKANPDSDIIFTDRKSVAQFLNRYIQKGLFHRADKVESRREKERKKKKKEEEEKAKKSTKKVGKTEKTEKTEEEKTEKVEEKKVVDKKTSNAVKLKKFKLNMSEDQRVVDGSSIYVWIYDPIHPKTFFIGFLMLIGAIALCLFPLWPDWMRIAVYYASLAGASFVGFMLVLIVLRVIIFSIIWTLTLGKHHLWIFPNLTEDVGVLESFKPLYKHDKYPPPEIEEEMKKEKKKKEEDEVKEEEEVSENEEEEEEKNEDFEMVEDKNENTNDEDRTGESAED; from the exons GAAGAACAGGCCTGCACTAAAGAAGAGTATGCCGTGGCGAAATACCTCCGCTTCAACGCTCCCGCTCACACAGGCAAACTGGCTGGAATGACTGTGAAGTGTTTCATAG CTTCTCAGGCCATCGATTGTCTGTTAGATTCCAAATGGGCTAAAGGGAAGGCTAATCCAGATTCAGACATTATCTTCACAGACAGAAAGAGTGTTGCACAGTTTTTAAATAG ATATATCCAGAAAGGGTTGTTTCACAGAGCAGACAAGGTGGAATCTAGAAGAGAGAAAGAaaggaagaaaaagaagaaggAAGAGGAAGAAAAAGCT AAGAAAAGTACGAAAAAAGTAGGTAAAACAGAGAAGACAGAAAAGACGGAGGAAGAAAAGACTGAAAAAGTAGAAGAAAAGAAAGTAGTGGACAAGAAG ACAAGCAATGCAGTAAAGTTGAAGAAGTTCAAGTTGAACATGAGTGAGGACCAGAGAGTAGTTGATGGTAGCTCT ATATATGTATGGATTTATGACCCCATTCACCCGAAAACATTCTTCATTGGATTTCTGATGT TGATTGGTGCCATTGCTCTCTGCCTGTTTCCATTATGGCCGGACTGGATGAGGATCGCTGTCTACTATGCCAGCTTGGCTGGGGCCAGTTTTGTGGGCTTCATGCTGGTCCTTATTGTGT TACGAGTCATCATATTTTCAATCATCTGGACACTAACTCTTGGAAAGCATCATTTGTGGATCTTCCCAAATTTAACTGAGGACGTCGGAGTGTTAGAGTCCTTCAAACCACTGTACAAACACGACAAATACCCACCCCCAGAGATTGAGGAAGAAATGAAGAAGGAAAAGAAGAAAAAGGAGGAAGACGAAGTAAAGGAGGAAGAAGAAGTATCGGAAAatgaggaggaagaggaggaaaAAAATGAGGATTTTGAAATGGTTGAGgataaaaatgaaaacacaaatgaTGAAGATCGGACAGGTGAGAGTGCGGAAGACTGA